Proteins encoded within one genomic window of Micromonospora halotolerans:
- a CDS encoding class II fumarate hydratase produces MVRVTTPEATGYRIERDSMGEVEVPTEALWRAQTQRAVQNFPISGRGIEPAQIKALAQIKGAAAQVNAELGVIGADVGEAIATAAAHVADGGYDDQFPVDVFQTGSGTSSNMNTNEVIATLAGRELGRNVHPNDDVNASQSSNDVFPSSIHLAATQAVVEDLLPALKHLAGALEDKAAEFETVVKAGRTHLMDATPVTLGQEFGGYAAQVRYGVERLEGALPRLAELPLGGTAVGTGINTPLGFAARVIEKLRASTGLPLTEARNHFEAQGARDALVETSGQLRTVAVGLYKMANDIRWMGSGPRAGLRELRIPDLQPGSSIMPGKVNPVVAEAMRQVCAQVIGNDAAVAFAGSQGDFELNVMLPVMGRNLLESIRLISAASRLFADRLVVGLVADAEVCLAYAEGSPSIVTPLNRHLGYDEAASIAKEALAKQVSIREVVISRGHVDSGKLSETQLDEALDLLRMTHP; encoded by the coding sequence ATGGTACGCGTGACGACTCCAGAGGCGACCGGCTACCGCATCGAACGCGACTCGATGGGTGAGGTGGAGGTGCCCACCGAGGCGCTGTGGCGGGCGCAGACCCAGCGTGCGGTGCAGAACTTCCCGATCTCCGGGCGGGGCATCGAACCGGCCCAGATCAAGGCCCTGGCGCAGATCAAGGGGGCGGCCGCCCAGGTCAACGCCGAGCTGGGGGTGATCGGCGCGGACGTGGGCGAGGCGATCGCCACGGCGGCCGCCCACGTCGCCGACGGCGGCTACGACGACCAGTTCCCGGTCGACGTCTTCCAGACCGGCTCGGGCACCTCGTCCAACATGAACACCAACGAGGTGATCGCCACCCTGGCCGGGCGGGAGCTGGGCCGCAACGTGCACCCGAACGACGACGTCAACGCCTCCCAGTCCAGCAACGACGTCTTCCCGTCCTCGATCCACCTGGCCGCCACGCAGGCGGTGGTGGAGGACCTGCTGCCCGCGCTGAAGCACCTGGCCGGCGCCCTGGAGGACAAGGCCGCCGAGTTCGAGACCGTGGTGAAGGCGGGGCGTACCCACCTCATGGACGCCACCCCGGTCACCCTGGGGCAGGAGTTCGGGGGCTACGCCGCGCAGGTCCGCTACGGCGTCGAGCGGCTGGAGGGGGCGCTGCCCCGGCTGGCCGAGCTGCCCCTCGGTGGCACCGCCGTGGGCACCGGCATCAACACCCCGCTCGGCTTCGCGGCGCGGGTGATCGAGAAGCTGCGCGCCTCGACCGGGCTGCCGCTGACCGAGGCCCGCAACCACTTCGAGGCGCAGGGCGCCCGGGACGCGCTGGTGGAGACCTCCGGCCAGCTCCGCACCGTCGCCGTCGGCCTCTACAAGATGGCCAACGACATCCGCTGGATGGGCTCCGGCCCCCGCGCCGGCCTGCGCGAGCTGCGCATCCCCGACCTCCAGCCCGGCTCGTCGATCATGCCGGGCAAGGTGAACCCGGTCGTCGCCGAGGCGATGCGGCAGGTGTGCGCGCAGGTGATCGGCAACGACGCCGCCGTGGCGTTCGCCGGTTCGCAGGGCGACTTCGAGCTGAACGTGATGCTTCCGGTGATGGGCCGCAACCTGCTGGAGTCGATCCGGCTGATCTCCGCGGCCAGCCGGCTCTTCGCCGACCGCCTGGTGGTCGGCCTGGTCGCGGACGCCGAGGTCTGCCTGGCGTACGCCGAGGGCTCGCCGTCGATCGTCACCCCGCTCAACCGCCATCTCGGGTACGACGAGGCCGCCTCGATCGCCAAGGAGGCGCTGGCCAAGCAGGTCTCCATCCGCGAGGTGGTGATCTCCCGTGGGCACGTCGACTCGGGCAAGCTCAGCGAGACCCAGCTGGACGAGGCCCTGGACCTGCTCCGGATGACCCACCCCTGA
- a CDS encoding CGNR zinc finger domain-containing protein, translating to MLFAHDTECGLIAATALVNTAGPDREGLPDVTALDEFFTAYGWTGRHEHSEAELREVRALRPRLRRIWYADTDEVVAVVNGLLRESHALPQLVRHDDEPYHLHAVPRDAPLATRMAVEAAMALADLIRMGELSRLRLCDHPDCENVLVDLSKNRSRRFCDGGCGNRAAVSAYRARKAAAHP from the coding sequence TTGCTTTTCGCTCATGACACCGAATGCGGCCTGATCGCGGCCACGGCGCTGGTCAACACGGCCGGCCCCGACCGGGAAGGGCTGCCCGACGTGACCGCCCTCGACGAGTTCTTCACCGCGTACGGGTGGACCGGCCGGCACGAGCACAGCGAGGCGGAACTGCGCGAGGTCCGCGCACTGCGGCCCCGGCTCCGCCGGATCTGGTACGCCGACACCGACGAGGTCGTGGCCGTCGTCAACGGGCTGCTCCGGGAGTCCCACGCCCTGCCCCAGCTCGTCCGGCACGACGACGAGCCGTACCACCTGCACGCCGTGCCGCGGGACGCGCCACTGGCCACCCGCATGGCGGTCGAGGCCGCCATGGCGCTGGCCGACCTGATCCGCATGGGCGAGCTGAGCCGGCTGCGCCTCTGCGACCACCCCGACTGCGAGAACGTGCTGGTCGACCTCTCCAAGAACCGGTCGCGCCGGTTCTGCGACGGCGGCTGCGGCAACCGGGCGGCGGTCAGCGCCTACCGGGCCCGCAAGGCGGCCGCCCACCCTTGA
- a CDS encoding EamA family transporter has translation MRERPGVGLGLALLSALTFATSGTFARPLITGEWSAEAVVLARVGIAALVLAVPALLALRGRWPVLRRNAGTLVVFGLLGVALAQACFFNAVRYLPVGVALLLEYLGIVLVVGWMWLVHGQRPRVLTVAGSVTALCGLVFVLDLTGAGSLDPVGVLWGLGAGVGLAGYFVIAGRVDPALPSVVMASGGMAVGAVVLLLLGLVGVLPLRAGTADVSFAGHEMSWLVPIAGLSLIAAVVAYLTGVAGARLLGARLSSFVGLTEVMFAVLIAWLVLGELPSGVQLLGGALIVAGVALVRVDELRSPADAVPPAPAEPALAAER, from the coding sequence ATGCGTGAACGGCCCGGCGTCGGCCTCGGCCTGGCGCTGCTCTCCGCGCTCACCTTCGCCACCTCGGGCACCTTCGCCCGACCGCTGATCACCGGCGAGTGGTCCGCCGAGGCGGTGGTGCTCGCCCGGGTCGGCATCGCCGCGCTGGTGCTCGCCGTGCCCGCCCTGCTGGCGCTGCGCGGCCGGTGGCCGGTGCTGCGCCGCAACGCCGGCACGCTCGTGGTCTTCGGTCTGCTCGGGGTGGCCCTGGCCCAGGCCTGTTTCTTCAACGCCGTCCGCTACCTGCCGGTCGGCGTCGCCCTGCTGCTCGAATACCTGGGCATCGTGCTCGTGGTCGGCTGGATGTGGCTGGTCCACGGCCAGCGGCCCCGGGTGCTCACCGTGGCCGGTTCCGTGACCGCCCTGTGCGGGCTGGTGTTCGTGCTCGACCTGACCGGCGCCGGCAGCCTCGATCCGGTCGGCGTCCTGTGGGGGCTCGGGGCGGGGGTCGGCCTGGCCGGCTACTTCGTCATCGCCGGGCGGGTCGACCCGGCGCTGCCGTCGGTGGTGATGGCCAGCGGTGGCATGGCCGTCGGCGCCGTGGTGCTGCTCCTGCTCGGGCTGGTCGGGGTGCTCCCGCTGCGCGCCGGGACCGCCGATGTGAGCTTCGCCGGGCACGAGATGAGCTGGCTGGTGCCGATCGCCGGCCTGTCGCTGATCGCCGCGGTGGTCGCCTACCTCACCGGCGTCGCCGGGGCCCGGCTGCTCGGCGCGCGCCTCTCCTCCTTCGTCGGGCTGACCGAGGTGATGTTCGCGGTGCTGATCGCCTGGCTGGTGCTGGGCGAGCTGCCGAGCGGCGTGCAGCTGCTCGGCGGTGCGCTCATCGTGGCCGGTGTGGCCCTGGTCCGGGTGGACGAGCTGCGCTCGCCGGCGGACGCCGTCCCGCCGGCCCCGGCCGAGCCCGCCCTGGCCGCGGAACGATGA
- a CDS encoding HAD family hydrolase: protein MTDPRSAVVFDADETLIDLRPAVTGALAAVLDEMRRWTPAAAEVSLADLEADWGAVFGALSAVPVQEIRRAALARSLARAGLDAHLDEFAALFFARRFALTRPFPDALPALAALRLRHLLGFATNGNSRAERCGLAGEFAFELYAHENDLPKKPAPEFYAAVVAAAGLPAEHIVYVGDSPEHDVLAAQRAGLRAVWLNRGRLPRPPGLTPDAEVSTLADLPDVLAHLESAKA, encoded by the coding sequence ATGACCGACCCGCGCAGCGCCGTCGTCTTCGACGCCGACGAGACCCTGATCGACCTGCGGCCGGCGGTCACCGGCGCACTGGCGGCCGTGCTCGACGAGATGCGGCGGTGGACGCCGGCGGCGGCCGAGGTGTCGCTCGCGGACCTGGAGGCGGACTGGGGCGCGGTGTTCGGGGCGCTCAGCGCCGTGCCGGTGCAGGAGATCCGGCGCGCGGCGCTGGCCCGGTCACTGGCCCGCGCCGGGCTGGACGCCCACCTGGACGAGTTCGCCGCGCTCTTCTTCGCCCGCCGGTTCGCGCTGACCCGGCCGTTCCCGGACGCGCTGCCCGCGCTGGCCGCGCTGCGCCTCCGCCACCTCCTGGGCTTCGCCACCAACGGCAACAGCCGGGCCGAACGCTGCGGGCTCGCCGGCGAGTTCGCCTTCGAGCTGTACGCGCACGAGAACGACCTGCCCAAGAAGCCGGCGCCGGAGTTCTACGCGGCCGTGGTGGCCGCCGCCGGCCTCCCGGCCGAGCACATCGTGTACGTGGGGGACTCGCCGGAGCACGACGTGCTCGCGGCCCAGCGCGCCGGGCTGCGGGCGGTCTGGCTGAACCGGGGCCGGCTGCCCCGCCCGCCGGGGCTCACCCCGGACGCCGAGGTGTCCACCCTGGCCGATCTCCCGGACGTGCTCGCCCACCTCGAATCCGCGAAGGCCTGA
- a CDS encoding IclR family transcriptional regulator, with product MDTAARAGETAQTLDRGLRLLHLVADAPGGLTVTEAANRLGIGRAAVYRLVGALTDHGMLRRDGAGRLRLGAGVLHLARRAQPLLAEGALPALRRLAEQAGATAHLTVVEGGEGVALAVVEPTWTSFHVAYRTGSRHPLERGAAGRAILAGRAGAAAPVSTSGELQSGAYGVAAPVLGVPGLEASVGVVSLTPLDVTEVGTQVAAAAESIAAALS from the coding sequence GTGGACACGGCGGCACGTGCGGGAGAAACGGCGCAGACCCTGGACCGGGGGCTGCGGCTGCTGCACCTGGTCGCCGACGCGCCGGGCGGGCTGACCGTCACCGAGGCGGCGAACCGGCTGGGCATCGGCCGGGCGGCCGTCTACCGGCTGGTCGGCGCGCTGACCGACCACGGCATGCTGCGCCGCGACGGTGCGGGCCGGCTCCGGCTCGGCGCCGGCGTGCTGCACCTGGCCCGGCGAGCCCAGCCGCTGCTCGCCGAGGGGGCGCTGCCCGCGCTGCGCCGGCTCGCCGAGCAGGCCGGGGCGACCGCCCACCTGACCGTGGTCGAGGGCGGCGAGGGGGTCGCCCTCGCGGTGGTCGAGCCGACCTGGACCTCGTTCCACGTGGCGTACCGGACCGGATCGCGGCACCCGCTGGAGCGGGGTGCGGCCGGGCGGGCCATCCTGGCCGGGCGGGCGGGTGCCGCCGCCCCGGTGAGCACCAGCGGCGAGCTGCAGTCCGGGGCGTACGGGGTGGCCGCCCCGGTGCTCGGCGTGCCGGGCCTGGAGGCGAGCGTCGGGGTGGTCTCGCTGACCCCGCTCGACGTCACCGAGGTCGGCACCCAGGTTGCCGCCGCCGCCGAGTCGATCGCCGCCGCGCTGTCCTGA
- the cysS gene encoding cysteine--tRNA ligase: protein MTLRLYDTATRTVRDFVPREAGKVGVYLCGLTLQAPPHIGHLRSGVNYDVLRRWLTVSGYEVTFIRNLTDIDDKLLVKATEQERPFWSIAYDNEQILADSYRALNVLPPTYEPRATGHIPEMHELIARLIETGHAYPATDGSGDVYFDVASWPAYGSLSGQSPEDMQSAGDAPERGKRDPRDFALWKGAKPEEPADAYWPSPWGRGRPGWHIECSAMCWRYLGPEFDIHGGGLDLTFPHHENEIAQSQAADLPFARYWVHHGLLSIGGAKMGKSLGNTLDLDYVESLGVRPVELRYYYAAAHYRSRIDYSEDALREAAVAYRRIEGFVQRAAERVGAGQLGELPAGFVAAMDDDLNTSAALAVLHEVVRDGNTALTAGDDVTVRTTLAATRAMLDILGVDPLDPVWTGGGRADDLRGVVDSLIALALEQRAQARSRKDWAAADAVRDQLKQAGVVVEDTPQGPRWTIGEQD, encoded by the coding sequence GTGACGCTACGCCTGTATGACACCGCCACCCGTACGGTGCGGGACTTCGTCCCGCGGGAAGCCGGCAAGGTGGGGGTCTACCTGTGTGGTCTCACCCTCCAGGCCCCGCCGCACATCGGCCACCTTCGTTCGGGTGTCAACTACGACGTGCTGCGCCGCTGGCTCACCGTGTCCGGTTACGAGGTCACCTTCATCCGCAACCTGACCGACATCGACGACAAGCTCCTGGTCAAGGCGACGGAGCAGGAGCGGCCGTTCTGGTCGATCGCGTACGACAACGAGCAGATCCTGGCCGACTCCTACCGGGCGTTGAACGTCCTGCCGCCGACCTACGAGCCGCGGGCCACCGGACACATCCCGGAGATGCACGAGCTGATCGCCCGGCTCATCGAGACCGGTCACGCCTACCCGGCCACCGACGGCTCCGGCGACGTCTACTTCGACGTGGCCTCCTGGCCGGCCTACGGGTCGCTGTCCGGCCAGTCACCGGAGGACATGCAGTCCGCCGGGGACGCCCCGGAGCGGGGCAAGCGGGACCCGCGCGACTTCGCGCTCTGGAAGGGCGCCAAGCCGGAGGAGCCGGCCGACGCCTACTGGCCGTCGCCGTGGGGCCGGGGCCGGCCCGGCTGGCACATCGAGTGCTCGGCGATGTGCTGGCGCTACCTGGGGCCGGAGTTCGACATCCACGGCGGCGGGCTCGACCTGACCTTCCCGCACCACGAGAACGAGATCGCCCAGTCGCAGGCCGCCGACCTGCCGTTCGCCCGCTACTGGGTGCACCACGGCCTGCTCAGCATCGGCGGCGCCAAGATGGGCAAGTCGCTGGGGAACACCCTCGACCTCGACTACGTGGAGTCCCTCGGGGTGCGCCCGGTGGAGCTGCGCTACTACTACGCCGCCGCCCACTACCGGTCCCGCATCGACTACTCGGAGGACGCGCTGCGCGAGGCGGCGGTCGCCTACCGGCGGATCGAGGGCTTCGTGCAGCGGGCCGCCGAGCGGGTCGGCGCCGGGCAGCTCGGCGAGCTGCCGGCCGGCTTCGTCGCGGCGATGGACGACGACCTCAACACCTCGGCCGCCCTGGCCGTGCTGCACGAGGTGGTCCGGGACGGCAACACCGCGCTGACCGCGGGCGACGATGTGACCGTCCGCACGACGCTCGCCGCCACCCGGGCCATGCTGGATATCCTCGGCGTTGACCCCCTGGACCCGGTCTGGACCGGCGGCGGCCGCGCGGACGACCTGCGCGGCGTGGTGGACTCCCTGATCGCGCTCGCCCTCGAGCAGCGCGCCCAGGCCCGCAGCCGCAAGGACTGGGCCGCCGCCGACGCCGTACGCGACCAGCTCAAGCAGGCCGGCGTGGTCGTCGAGGACACCCCCCAGGGCCCGCGTTGGACTATTGGAGAGCAGGACTGA
- the rlmB gene encoding 23S rRNA (guanosine(2251)-2'-O)-methyltransferase RlmB, translated as MAGNSQRRGRRLTPKSGAPKGSGGKNKDSLAGRGRTLPADERPWHKAYSGTEKLPQRTAWKQDKERRAAAEEGRAPKIGQPGSKDTTWGRGGGRGVPAAKGRGGKPAGRSGPRVAPGRKSNPVKDSPELLVGRNPVLESLRAQVPATALYTAQGIDIDDRVNEIIRTAADRGIAILEISRAELDRMTGGVLHQGVGLQVPPFAYEPFEDLMAAALEQAAPLLVALDGVTDPRNLGAVIRSAAAFGAQGVFVPERRAAGITATAWRTSAGAAARVPVAQVTNLTRSLKACKDAGFIVVGLDADGQTDLYDLEAAVGPLVVVVGSEGRGLSRLVGETCDLTVSIPMVSDVESLNASVAAAVTLAEVARRRAVEA; from the coding sequence ATGGCCGGCAACTCGCAGCGCCGTGGCCGGCGACTGACGCCGAAGTCGGGTGCCCCCAAGGGCTCCGGTGGTAAGAACAAGGACTCCCTCGCCGGCCGGGGCCGCACCCTCCCCGCCGACGAGCGGCCCTGGCACAAGGCCTACTCGGGCACCGAGAAACTGCCCCAGCGCACCGCCTGGAAGCAGGACAAGGAGCGCCGCGCGGCGGCCGAGGAGGGGCGCGCCCCCAAGATCGGCCAGCCGGGCAGCAAGGACACCACCTGGGGCAGGGGCGGGGGCCGGGGCGTCCCCGCCGCGAAGGGCCGCGGCGGCAAGCCCGCCGGCCGGTCCGGGCCCCGGGTCGCCCCCGGCCGTAAGTCGAACCCGGTCAAGGACAGCCCGGAGCTGCTGGTCGGGCGGAACCCGGTGCTGGAGTCGCTGCGCGCCCAGGTGCCGGCGACCGCCCTCTACACGGCCCAGGGCATCGACATCGACGACCGGGTCAACGAGATCATCCGCACCGCCGCCGACCGGGGCATCGCGATCCTCGAGATCAGCCGGGCAGAGCTGGACCGGATGACCGGCGGCGTGCTGCACCAGGGCGTCGGCCTCCAGGTGCCGCCCTTCGCCTACGAGCCGTTCGAGGACCTCATGGCGGCGGCGCTGGAGCAGGCCGCACCGCTGCTCGTCGCGCTCGACGGCGTCACGGACCCGCGCAACCTCGGCGCGGTCATCCGGTCGGCCGCCGCGTTCGGCGCGCAGGGCGTCTTCGTACCCGAGCGGCGGGCCGCCGGGATCACGGCGACCGCCTGGCGGACCAGCGCCGGCGCGGCCGCGCGGGTGCCGGTCGCGCAGGTCACCAACCTGACCCGCTCACTGAAGGCGTGCAAGGACGCCGGCTTCATCGTGGTCGGCCTGGACGCCGACGGGCAGACCGACCTCTACGACCTGGAGGCTGCGGTCGGCCCGCTGGTCGTGGTGGTCGGCTCGGAGGGGCGCGGGCTGTCCCGCCTGGTCGGGGAGACCTGCGACCTGACCGTCAGCATCCCGATGGTCTCCGACGTCGAGTCGCTCAACGCCAGCGTCGCCGCCGCGGTCACCCTCGCCGAGGTCGCCCGCCGCCGCGCCGTCGAGGCGTAA
- a CDS encoding ABC transporter ATP-binding protein yields MATVTYAKASRIYPGTERPAVNQLDLQIGDGEFLVLVGPSGCGKSTSLRMLAGLEDVDDGAIYIDDRDVTHLPPKARDIAMVFQNYALYPHMTVYENMAFALKLRKTSKSEIDRRVKEAAGLLQLEEFLSRKPKALSGGQRQRVAMGRAIVREPQVFLMDEPLSNLDAKLRVQTRTQIASLQAKLGVTTVYVTHDQVEAMTMGHRVAVMLDGVLQQVDTPRALYDTPANVFVAGFMGSPAMNIKTVPLTDNGAAFAELNVPLTREQVEAARAEGGDGKVTVGFRPEDCDLVSPTEGGMPVVVELVEDLGSDANVYGHAALEGHNERFVVRTDRRTMPNMGDTVFVKPRTGRSHVFHAATGNRI; encoded by the coding sequence ATGGCTACGGTCACGTACGCGAAGGCCTCCCGGATCTACCCGGGCACCGAACGCCCCGCGGTCAACCAGCTCGACCTCCAGATCGGCGACGGGGAGTTCCTCGTCCTGGTCGGCCCGTCGGGTTGCGGCAAGTCCACCAGCCTCCGGATGCTCGCCGGCCTGGAGGACGTCGACGACGGCGCGATCTACATCGACGACCGGGACGTCACCCACCTCCCGCCGAAGGCCCGCGACATCGCGATGGTCTTCCAGAACTACGCCCTCTACCCGCACATGACGGTGTACGAGAACATGGCGTTCGCCCTCAAGCTGCGCAAGACCTCGAAGTCGGAGATCGACCGGCGGGTCAAGGAGGCGGCCGGGCTGCTCCAGCTGGAGGAGTTCCTCAGCCGCAAGCCGAAGGCGCTCTCCGGTGGCCAGCGCCAGCGGGTCGCCATGGGTCGCGCGATCGTCCGCGAGCCGCAGGTCTTCCTCATGGACGAGCCGCTGTCGAACCTCGACGCCAAGCTCCGCGTGCAGACCCGTACGCAGATCGCGTCGCTCCAGGCCAAGCTCGGCGTCACCACCGTCTACGTCACCCACGACCAGGTCGAGGCCATGACCATGGGTCACCGGGTCGCGGTCATGCTCGACGGCGTCCTGCAGCAGGTGGACACCCCCCGGGCGCTCTACGACACCCCGGCCAACGTCTTCGTCGCGGGCTTCATGGGCTCCCCGGCCATGAACATCAAGACCGTGCCGCTGACCGACAACGGCGCCGCGTTCGCCGAGCTGAACGTGCCGCTGACCCGCGAGCAGGTCGAGGCGGCCCGCGCCGAGGGCGGCGACGGCAAGGTGACCGTCGGCTTCCGTCCGGAGGACTGCGACCTGGTCAGCCCGACCGAGGGCGGCATGCCGGTCGTGGTCGAGCTGGTCGAGGACCTGGGCTCCGACGCCAACGTCTACGGCCACGCCGCGCTGGAGGGCCACAACGAGCGGTTCGTGGTCCGCACCGACCGGCGCACCATGCCGAACATGGGTGACACCGTGTTCGTCAAGCCGCGCACCGGCCGCAGCCACGTCTTCCACGCCGCCACCGGCAACCGGATCTGA
- a CDS encoding tyrosine-type recombinase/integrase: protein MTKQPKSRQSPARRNPNGEGSIYQRASDGRWVGQAYVLITDGSRKRKFVYGATWEEAHAKLTELKSRSQRGIPVSDRAWKLADYLPYWLAAYVTDLKPTTARGYESAVRLHLIPALGTKRLDGLQVQHVKAFMDDFRRKCLCCTNGLDKIRPADRRCCSVGRCCQSYPSARQIQFVHAVLRNALQHAMREELVSRNVAKLVRVPSPRYKVGKGLSVDQVRKILAASAGHRLHALYVVAATMGLRRGELVGLRWSDVDLDEGTLRVQQTVQRVAGQLHVLDAKTEDSEAVLPLPEVTWLALLEHQERQQAERAALAEVWEDHGLVFPSERGTPLEPTNLSRSFARLRETAGLPGVRLHDLRHTVVSLLMELGVPPHVVQAIARHADVKITLKVYAHANLDAMRQALGKLDGRLS, encoded by the coding sequence ATGACCAAGCAACCCAAGTCCCGCCAATCCCCCGCCCGCCGCAACCCCAACGGCGAAGGCTCCATCTACCAGCGCGCCAGCGATGGCCGCTGGGTCGGACAGGCATACGTCCTCATCACGGACGGCAGTCGTAAGCGCAAGTTCGTCTACGGAGCCACCTGGGAGGAGGCCCACGCCAAGCTCACCGAGCTCAAGTCACGATCCCAACGCGGCATCCCCGTGTCCGATCGGGCCTGGAAGCTCGCCGATTACCTGCCCTACTGGCTGGCCGCCTACGTCACTGACCTCAAGCCCACTACCGCACGGGGATACGAGAGCGCCGTACGTCTGCACTTGATCCCCGCACTCGGCACCAAGCGCCTCGATGGCTTGCAGGTACAGCACGTCAAGGCGTTCATGGACGACTTCCGGCGCAAGTGCCTCTGTTGCACCAATGGCCTCGACAAGATTCGTCCTGCTGACCGGCGGTGCTGCTCCGTTGGCCGCTGCTGCCAGAGCTACCCCAGCGCGCGACAGATTCAGTTCGTGCATGCGGTGCTGCGCAACGCGCTCCAACACGCCATGCGGGAGGAGCTGGTGTCCCGCAACGTCGCCAAGCTCGTCCGGGTTCCCTCGCCTCGCTACAAGGTCGGTAAGGGTCTGTCCGTCGACCAGGTGCGCAAGATCCTCGCTGCCTCTGCTGGTCACCGGCTCCACGCGCTCTACGTCGTGGCCGCCACGATGGGCCTCCGGCGCGGTGAACTGGTCGGGCTCCGCTGGTCGGACGTCGACCTGGACGAAGGCACCCTGCGGGTTCAGCAGACCGTCCAGCGAGTGGCGGGACAGCTCCACGTCCTGGACGCCAAGACCGAGGACTCAGAGGCAGTGTTGCCGCTGCCCGAGGTCACCTGGCTCGCGCTGCTTGAGCACCAGGAGCGCCAGCAGGCCGAACGGGCTGCGCTCGCCGAGGTCTGGGAGGACCACGGCCTGGTCTTCCCCTCCGAGCGGGGCACCCCGTTGGAGCCAACCAACCTCAGCCGCTCGTTCGCTCGGCTTCGAGAGACCGCCGGTCTGCCCGGTGTCCGCCTGCACGACCTGCGACACACGGTCGTGTCGCTGCTGATGGAGCTGGGCGTCCCGCCGCACGTCGTCCAGGCCATCGCCCGGCACGCAGACGTGAAGATCACCCTTAAGGTCTACGCTCACGCCAACCTTGATGCGATGCGTCAGGCGCTCGGCAAGCTCGACGGGCGGCTGTCATGA
- a CDS encoding excisionase family DNA-binding protein, translating into MLRVEEAARALGISRSLTDDLIRSGRLRSFKVGSRRLIPATAIDEAIATLTEEAA; encoded by the coding sequence GTGCTGCGCGTCGAGGAGGCTGCCCGAGCACTCGGCATCAGCCGTTCGCTCACCGATGACCTGATCCGCTCTGGCCGGCTGCGCTCCTTCAAGGTCGGCAGCCGCCGCCTCATCCCGGCCACAGCCATAGACGAGGCGATCGCCACGCTCACGGAAGAAGCCGCCTGA
- a CDS encoding SDR family oxidoreductase encodes MATTLITGANKGLGFETARRLIAAGHTVYVGSRDAERGRRAAEQLGARAVQLDVTDDASVEAAAKAIEADGGLDVLINNAGIERRGAGNIVIGAADVTADMMRETFETNVFGTVRVTHAFLPLLQRSAAPVIVNLSSGLASLARVTEAGTPTYAYPGVAYPASKTAVNMITVQYAKAFPNIRINAVEPGFTKTDLNGNTGIQTVEQGAEIIVRMAQVGPDGPTGGYFDAEGPLPW; translated from the coding sequence ATGGCAACAACATTGATCACCGGAGCGAACAAGGGACTCGGCTTCGAGACCGCCCGTCGACTCATCGCAGCAGGTCACACCGTCTACGTCGGCAGCCGGGACGCCGAACGCGGGCGCCGCGCCGCCGAGCAGCTGGGCGCACGGGCCGTCCAGCTCGACGTCACCGACGACGCGTCCGTGGAGGCCGCAGCGAAGGCCATCGAGGCTGATGGAGGGCTGGACGTACTGATCAACAACGCGGGCATCGAGAGAAGGGGTGCCGGCAACATCGTGATCGGCGCCGCAGACGTGACCGCCGACATGATGCGGGAGACGTTCGAGACGAACGTCTTCGGCACGGTCCGTGTCACCCACGCGTTCCTGCCGCTGCTGCAGCGTTCGGCCGCCCCGGTCATCGTCAATCTCAGCAGCGGCCTGGCCTCGCTGGCCCGGGTCACCGAAGCGGGCACCCCGACGTACGCCTACCCGGGGGTCGCCTACCCGGCGTCGAAGACCGCGGTCAACATGATCACCGTGCAGTACGCGAAGGCATTCCCGAACATCCGGATCAACGCCGTCGAGCCCGGCTTCACCAAGACCGACCTGAACGGGAACACCGGTATTCAGACTGTCGAGCAGGGCGCCGAGATCATCGTCCGCATGGCGCAGGTGGGCCCCGACGGCCCCACCGGGGGCTACTTCGACGCCGAAGGCCCCCTCCCCTGGTAG